The Gadus macrocephalus chromosome 13, ASM3116895v1 genome includes a window with the following:
- the LOC132470159 gene encoding class E basic helix-loop-helix protein 40-like encodes MERVSSAPPPLLPAHTAADLGDMQGMDFPMYVYKSRRGMKRGEESKETYKLPHRLIEKKRRDRINECIAQLKDLLPEHLKLTTLGHLEKAVVLELTLKHVKALTSLLEQQQQKILALQNGMQLDPAPAVGQQKAEELFRSGFHMCAKEMLQYVASWETEGDLTPANMINHLHQLATEVLQGPPRSPPPAPSPSPRPQDAPAAQQPHHQGTQKGAADGLPPPPGEGYGRNCVPVIQRAYPPGGSEQSGSDTDTDSGYGGELEKRPDYYLQEAGPLKRSAAERHGPASIKQEGGGGGGGGGGGGGGGGGGGGGGGGGGGGGGGGGGGPHRKRPRVESSEDESQSGAESSSSSSSSSSRSYMSVSPHQPLPPAPHPLCMPFYLLPPSAASYLPMLEKCWYSGAMPMLYPGMGAPGDRAAAPQHHRSSRGASPSPSHPQTPMDSPALLQALKLVPPLTLETKD; translated from the exons ATGGAGCGTGTGTCGAGCGCTCCACCGCCGCTACTCCCCGCGCACACTGCGGCTGACCTGGGGGACATGCAGGG GATGGACTTCCCCATGTACGTTTATAAATCGAGGCGAGGAATGAAACGGGGCGAGGAGAGCAAG GAAACCTACAAACTGCCTCACAGACTCATCGAGAAGAAACGGCGCGACCGGATAAACGAGTGCATCGCTCAGTTGAAAGATTTGTTACCGGAGCACCTCAAACTCACG ACTCTGGGCCATCTGGAGAAGGCTGTGGTCCTGGAACTGACGCTGAAACACGTCAAAGCCCTCACTTCActcctggagcagcagcagcagaagatccTGGCTCTGCAGAATGGCATGCAACTTG ACCCTGCCCCCGCCGTCGGCCAGCAGAAGGCGGAGGAGCTGTTCCGCTCCGGCTTCCACATGTGTGCCAAAGAGATGCTGCAGTACGTGGCCAGCTGGGAGACGGAGGGCGACCTGACCCCCGCCAACATGATCAACCACCTGCACCAGCTGGCCACCGAGGTGCTGCAGGGCCCGCCCCGAtcgccgccccccgcccccagccccagcccgcGGCCGCAGGACGCCCCCGCCGCACAGCAGCCGCACCACCAGGGGACCCAGAAGGGCGCGGCCGACGGcctgccccccccgcccggcGAGGGCTACGGGAGGAACTGCGTGCCGGTGATCCAGCGGGCGTACCCCCCGGGAGGCAGCGAGCAGAGCGGCAgcgacacggacacggacagcGGCTACGGCGGCGAGCTGGAGAAGAGGCCCGACTACTACCTCCAGGAGGCGGGGCCTCTGAAGCGCTCGGCGGCGGAGCGCCACGGCCCCGCCTCCATCAAGCAGgagggcggcggtggtggcggtggtggcggtggtggcggtggtggcggtggtggcggcggtggcggcggcggcggcggtggcggcggcggcggtggcggcggcggcgggccccACCGCAAGCGGCCCCGCGTGGAGTCCTCTGAGGACGAGTCGCAGTCGGGGGCGGAGtcctcttcgtcgtcgtcgtcctccagcAGCCGCAGCTACATGAGCGTgtccccccaccagcccctgccgccggccccccaccccctctgcaTGCCCTTCTACCTGCTGCccccctccgccgcctcctACCTGCCCATGCTGGAGAAGTGCTGGTACTCCGGCGCCATGCCCATGCTCTACCCCGGCATGGGGGCCCCCGGGGACAGGGCCGCGgccccccagcaccaccgctCCTCCAGGGGGGCCTCTCCGTCCCCCAGCCACCCTCAGACCCCCATGGACTCCCCGGccctcctccaggccctgaAGCTGGtgccccccctcaccctggaGACCAAAGACTAG
- the ttll3 gene encoding tubulin monoglycylase TTLL3, with amino-acid sequence MGAKGRRSSVLLSLPVLNPERLKAAKALAERAVKQGKVFSIQGPYPVVRADLRARGWVERRLTPPLQKAPSERGDEEGEGDEDGEEDRAEGPEGRLGAEEADREEEVDGMYNLMSRLVRNETASLLWTMRRDAIDCKSLRKDQMTNHYANSGTFTTKVGLCVNLQNLLWFDTADPDSFFPRCYRLGAQDEKQAFIEDFRRTACSSLLQYVVESSCLDAGDRQEHTEYTETLKGGKRQCRRQARRFVDAGMIDSALHVCQEFLNSLEHGDIDVTVETFTSLTGEQWTEFLRDYYLVVHGGARIQGAVEFVGRCRRMLSRLHEVCPQLDTDGLHNIWIVKPGAMSRGRGIMCMNRLEDILTLVHSDSTLIKDSKWVVQKYLERPLLVHGTKFDIRQWFLVTDWNPLTIWFYNECYLRFSTQPYSISSLDSSVHLCNNSIQKHFAPSRARHPGLPDDNMWSCSQFRAYLQDQGLGGSQWGALAVPGMQQAVVRAMRTAQDLVEPRRASFELYGADFMLGRDLRPWLLEINASPTMACSAVATARLCPAVQLDTLRVVLDWRGEPAADTGGFYLLYKQAAVEVPHYVGTNLLVEGAPLRPAPSRPAPRKPPSCPNPLPPRASVEPSPPGVHKTPPTAVKTPGLRPPQAPATDKPPGLRPPQSPTTDKPPGLRPPQSPTTDKPPSLRPPQAPTTDKPPGLRPPQAPATDKPPGLRPPQAPATDKPPGLRPPQAPATDKPPGLRPRPASRVRPSGTKRPSAGDVRTPLPSLSLKSRLHWRTLSGGPPGPGGRPPGLGSRSHHRSAPERPAPLAPGGPRASRGPPEGPRARHPGLSQGQDRVALVPVTLLCSPGLPAHRPPQAPPLTLAGGEPLSPWARSLQGEGRPHRRALPSLSGPLPDLEVFSLRPGSLSRERSALLSLQSLHRFKVCSRRQTLCQYQFTGVANH; translated from the exons ATGGGGGCGAAGGGGCGTCGCAGCAGcgtcctcctcagcctcccGGTCCTGAACCCGGAGAGGCTGAAGGCCGCCAAGGCTCTGGCGGAGCGAGCGGTCAAG caGGGGAAGGTGTTCTCCATCCAGGGTCCGTACCCCGTGGTGCGGGCCGACCTGAGGGCCCGGGGCTGGGTGGAGCGGCGTCTGACCCCGCCCCTTCAGAAGGCCCCTAGCGAGCGCGGGgacgaggagggggaaggagacgaggacggggaggaggacagggctGAGGGCCCGGAGGGCCGCCTGGGGGCCG AGGAGgcggacagagaggaggaagtggacgGAATGTACAACCTCATG TCCCGCCTGGTGCGGAACGAGACCGCCAGCCTGCTGTGGACCATGAGGAGGGACGCCATCGACTGCAAGTCTCTGAGGAAGGACCAGATGACCAACCATTACGCCAACTCCGGCACGTTCACCACCaag GTGGGGCTGTGCGTCAACCTGCAGAACCTGCTGTGGTTCGACACCGCCGACCCCGACAGCTTCTTCCCACGCTGCTACCGGCTGGGGGCTCAGGACGAGAAGCAGGCCTTCATAG AGGACTTTAGGAGGACCGCCTGCAGCAGTCTGCTGCAGTATGTGGTGGAGTCAAGCTGCCTGGACGCTGGTGATAGACAGGAACACACTGAGTACACTGAGACACTGAAGG GTGGGAAGAGACAATGCAGGCGGCAAGCGCGTCGATTCGTCGATGCAGGAATGATCGACAGTGCTCTGCACGTATGCCAGGAGTTCCTCAACAGCCTGGAACACGGTGACATTGATGTCACCGTGGAAACGTTCACCTCGCTGACGGGAGAGCAATGGACAGAGTTCCTGCGCGACTACTACCTGGTGGTGCA CGGAGGGGCTCGGATCCAGGGGGCCGTGGAGTTTGTGGGGCGGTGCCGGAGAATGTTGAGCCGACTGCATGAAGTCTGCCCACAGCTGGACACGGACGGCCTGCACAACATCTGGATCGTCAAGCCAGGGGCCATGTCCCGGGGACGGG GCATCATGTGCATGAACCGCCTGGAGGACATCCTGACCCTAGTCCACAGTGACTCCACCCTGATCAAGGACAGCAAGTGGGTGGTGCAGAAGTACCTggagcgccccctgctggttcACGGCACCAAGTTCGACATCCGCCAGTGGTTCCTGGTGACCGACTGGAACCCGCTCACCATCTGGTTCTACAACGAGTGCTACCTGCGCTTCTCCACGCAGCCCtactccatctcctccctcgacag ctccgTCCACCTGTGCAACAACTCCATCCAGAAGCACTTCGCTCCGTCGCGGGCGCGCCACCCGGGGCTCCCGGACGACAACATGTGGTCCTGCTCCCAGTTCCGGGCCTACCTGCAGGACCAGGGGCTGGGCGGCTCCCAGTGGGGGGCGCTGGCCGTGCCGGGCATGCAGCAGGCGGTGGTCCGCGCCATGCGCACGGCCCAGGACCTGGTGGAGCCCCGCCGCGCCAGCTTCGAGCTGTACGGCGCCGACTTCATGCTGGGCCGCGACCTGCGGCCCTGGCTGCTGGAGATCAACGCCAGCCCCACCATGGCCTGCTCCGCCGTCGCCACCGCGCGCCTCTGCCCGGCCGTGCAGCTCGACACGCTCCGGGTGGTGCTCGACTGGAGGGGCGAGCCCGCCGCCGACACCGGGGGCTTCTACCTCCTCTACAAGCAG GCCGCTGTGGAGGTCCCCCACTACGTCGGGACCAACCTGTTGGTGGAAGGAGCTCCACTGAGACCGGCCCCGTCCCGACCGGCGCCCCGTAAACCCCCCTCCTGTCCTAACCCGCTTCCTCCTAGAGCTTCTGTGGAGCCGTCGCCCCCCGGCGTCCATAAGACCCCTCCGACCGCAGTCAAGACCCCCGGCCTCAGGCCTCCTCAGGCCCCCGCCACCGATAAGCCCCCCGGCCTCAGGCCTCCTCAGTCCCCCACCACCGATAAGCCCCCCGGCCTCAGGCCTCCTCAGTCCCCCACCACCGATAAGCCCCCCAGCCTCAGGCCTCCTCAGGCCCCCACCACCGATAAGCCCCCCGGCCTCAGGCCTCCTCAGGCCCCCGCCACCGATAAGCCCCCCGGCCTCAGGCCTCCTCAGGCCCCCGCCACCGATAAGCCCCCCGGCCTCAGGCCTCCTCAGGCCCCCGCCACCGATAAGCCCCCCGGCCTCAGGCCTCGCCCCGCCTCCAGGGTCCGGCCCTCGGGTACCAAGCGTCCCTCCGCCGGCGACGTCAGGACGCCGCTGCCGTCGCTGTCCCTCAAGAGCCGGCTCCACTGGAGAACTCTGAGCGGCGGACCCCCCGGCCCGGGGGGCAGACCCCCCGGGCTCGGCAGCCGCTCCCACCACAGGTCAGCGCCCGAGCGCCCGGCGCCgctggcccctgggggcccgaGGGCCTCCAGAGGGCCCCCGGAGGGCCCGAGGGCCCGCCACCCGGGTCTGAGCCAGGGCCAGGACAGGGTGGCCCTGGTCCCCGTGACTCTGCTCTGTTCCCCCGGCCTCCCCGCACATCGCCCGCCACAGGCCCCGCCCCTTACCCTGGCGGGCGGGGAGCCACTGAGTCCCTGGGCACGCTCCCtgcagggagaggggaggcccCACCGCAGggccctcccctctctgtccggGCCCCTGCCCGACCTGGAGGTGTTCAGCCTGCGGCCCGGGTCCCTGTCCAGGGAGCGGTCCGCTCTGCTCTCCCTCCAGAGCCTGCACCGGTTCAAGGTCTGCTCCCGTCGGCAGACGCTCTGCCAGTACCAGTTCACGGGCGTGGCCAATCACTGA